Proteins found in one Miscanthus floridulus cultivar M001 chromosome 4, ASM1932011v1, whole genome shotgun sequence genomic segment:
- the LOC136552672 gene encoding kinetochore protein NUF2 homolog isoform X2: MANQKVQEKTNTLETYTKSAGAKASEKDVKAHKEKISDQNLEIKALRTKAAEWQFKVLENEANLNAKEKENDQRVGENNRKMTALKSEVESEHKCLEENNDNNNKAFKSQTSWGRLELKPSRSNQGSSTSALRRNKQK; this comes from the exons ATGGCAAATCAGAAAGTCCAAGAGAAAACCAATACTCTTGAGACGTATACTAAG AGTGCTGGTGCTAAAGCTTCTGAGAAGGATGTTAAAGCACACAAAGAGAAGATTAGTGATCAAAATTTGGAGATAAAGGCACTTCGCACTAAAGCTGCTGAATGGCAATTTAAAG TACTTGAGAACGAGGCCAATCTGAACGCAAAGGAGAAAGAAAATGATCAAAGAGTTGGAGAGAACAATCGGAAGATGACTGCATTGAAATCTGAAGTTGAATCGGAGCACAAGTGCCTTGAGGAGAacaacgacaacaacaacaaagcctttaagtcccaaacaagttggggtaggctagagttgaaacccagcagaagcaatcaaggttcaagcACAAGTGCCTTGAGGAGAAACAAACAAAAATAA
- the LOC136552672 gene encoding kinetochore protein NUF2 homolog isoform X3, with protein MANQKVQEKTNTLETYTKVSEKLAKHLSKISAVHEKSAGAKASEKDVKAHKEKISDQNLEIKALRTKAAEWQFKG; from the exons ATGGCAAATCAGAAAGTCCAAGAGAAAACCAATACTCTTGAGACGTATACTAA GGTTTCTGAGAAACTAGCGAAGCATCTCTCTAAAATTTCTGCTGTACATGAAAAA AGTGCTGGTGCTAAAGCTTCTGAGAAGGATGTTAAAGCACACAAAGAGAAGATTAGTGATCAAAATTTGGAGATAAAGGCACTTCGCACTAAAGCTGCTGAATGGCAATTTAAAG GCTAA
- the LOC136552672 gene encoding kinetochore protein NUF2 homolog isoform X1 encodes MANQKVQEKTNTLETYTKVSEKLAKHLSKISAVHEKSAGAKASEKDVKAHKEKISDQNLEIKALRTKAAEWQFKVLENEANLNAKEKENDQRVGENNRKMTALKSEVESEHKCLEENNDNNNKAFKSQTSWGRLELKPSRSNQGSSTSALRRNKQK; translated from the exons ATGGCAAATCAGAAAGTCCAAGAGAAAACCAATACTCTTGAGACGTATACTAA GGTTTCTGAGAAACTAGCGAAGCATCTCTCTAAAATTTCTGCTGTACATGAAAAA AGTGCTGGTGCTAAAGCTTCTGAGAAGGATGTTAAAGCACACAAAGAGAAGATTAGTGATCAAAATTTGGAGATAAAGGCACTTCGCACTAAAGCTGCTGAATGGCAATTTAAAG TACTTGAGAACGAGGCCAATCTGAACGCAAAGGAGAAAGAAAATGATCAAAGAGTTGGAGAGAACAATCGGAAGATGACTGCATTGAAATCTGAAGTTGAATCGGAGCACAAGTGCCTTGAGGAGAacaacgacaacaacaacaaagcctttaagtcccaaacaagttggggtaggctagagttgaaacccagcagaagcaatcaaggttcaagcACAAGTGCCTTGAGGAGAAACAAACAAAAATAA